The Aureispira anguillae genome contains a region encoding:
- a CDS encoding fused MFS/spermidine synthase has protein sequence MSKNATSTQYLLISFLFFISGFSGLIYQVLWTRQFKLLLGSSILSISIIVATFMAGLLIGAWWIGKRLAKKKIKNELQYYGYLEISIGLYGILLLLLLPYSKVLFSLVGAPSVEFNYIKLIINTLLTFLILAVPTTAMGATLPLLINYFSKGNHTFRKTIGHFYGINALGAAIASFVAGFFFIKNFGVNGSVFIAIILNLIIGIFAIYIAAKNNSTHHSIPEAQPATSDHTPSADNNRLSQIILATSFLTGFIAISYEVLWIRCLNYISNNSTYTFSIILFIFLLGIALGSFSLSYIKQLKNKLLTVAIFQYFLAIASLLIIYLFYAFAYTDTFSNWFMQTNNSDTPIWYHNIGLNLTLSILVFLIPSILMGMTFPLLSELYYDNKQVKSGEAISQIYVVNTFGNILGALIPIFVLIPLLGSIKWTLYLLAGVNLLIALYYILLSNTPKKNALLLMSTSIFVAVLMLTQSNNVLASLENVNEDAYSDKPIFYKEGVMATVKVYNQHNTYQSLSIDGVTIASEAFKAKESTIAHLPFFTDKPIKNVLAVGLASGSTVGSILKHPEVEQLDVVEIVPSVMDALDYFKTSNGGLQDNPKVSIYIDDIFSHLNYSDKKYDVISSDGKFGILNRSNTTMLSKDYYQVCKEHLNPKGIFIQWITTEIPNKHFKTILKTTQAVFPHSELFLIRKNLYIMSSLEPTALKHDRIVANFNDPNISQDLYDSHIFTPQEVMAYYIGPNLDSSDNTPLYNTLNTPVIEYDYNLERNKDIIKGRTSFFVNLLHLYQNYNKNKAEIIGSKNTITVNKDYINYESNQRYLSSRIAYLQAHFAMQEQQIDKMLTFFQKVVDENHPENNNNIAVAAKSIGEYHFQQKKYRKALDYFNLAIKKMDGYSDAFTMRGLCYYYLGDMTASRTNLEKALSLNPQDQTAISFLNAIQ, from the coding sequence ATGTCTAAAAACGCTACTTCTACCCAATATTTACTGATTAGCTTTCTATTTTTTATTTCGGGCTTTTCAGGCTTAATCTATCAAGTTCTATGGACAAGACAATTTAAATTGTTACTAGGTAGTAGTATTCTATCCATCAGTATTATTGTTGCTACTTTTATGGCGGGTTTATTAATTGGTGCTTGGTGGATTGGCAAGCGATTAGCTAAGAAAAAAATCAAAAACGAACTACAATACTATGGATATTTAGAAATATCAATTGGTTTGTATGGTATACTATTGCTACTTTTATTGCCTTACAGTAAAGTTTTGTTTTCTTTAGTTGGAGCACCTTCTGTTGAATTCAATTATATAAAACTAATTATCAATACGCTCCTTACCTTCCTAATTCTAGCGGTACCAACAACAGCAATGGGGGCAACACTTCCCCTTTTAATCAATTACTTCTCTAAAGGCAATCATACCTTTAGAAAAACAATTGGTCATTTTTATGGCATCAATGCACTTGGAGCGGCGATTGCTTCATTTGTTGCTGGCTTTTTTTTTATTAAGAATTTTGGGGTTAATGGTTCTGTATTTATTGCAATAATTCTCAACTTAATTATTGGAATTTTTGCCATTTATATTGCAGCTAAAAACAATTCCACACATCATTCTATTCCTGAAGCTCAACCTGCTACTTCGGATCACACTCCCTCAGCTGACAACAATCGTCTATCTCAGATCATTCTAGCTACCTCCTTTCTAACGGGTTTTATTGCTATTTCTTACGAAGTATTATGGATTCGTTGTCTGAATTACATTTCGAATAATAGTACGTATACCTTTTCTATTATTTTGTTTATTTTTCTCCTAGGAATTGCACTGGGAAGCTTTTCATTATCCTATATCAAACAGCTAAAAAACAAGCTCTTAACAGTTGCTATTTTTCAATACTTTTTGGCCATCGCAAGTTTGTTAATTATTTATCTATTTTATGCTTTTGCATATACAGACACGTTTTCAAATTGGTTTATGCAAACTAATAATTCAGATACTCCCATTTGGTATCATAATATAGGGCTTAATTTAACCCTATCAATTCTCGTTTTTTTGATTCCATCTATACTCATGGGCATGACTTTCCCGCTCTTATCGGAGTTATACTATGACAACAAGCAGGTAAAATCGGGCGAGGCGATTAGCCAAATCTATGTGGTCAACACTTTTGGGAATATATTGGGTGCTTTAATTCCTATTTTTGTGCTTATCCCCTTATTAGGCAGTATTAAGTGGACCTTATATCTCTTAGCAGGCGTAAATTTATTGATTGCACTTTACTATATCTTGCTGTCGAATACCCCTAAGAAAAATGCACTGCTGTTAATGTCTACTTCTATTTTTGTAGCTGTACTAATGCTTACTCAATCTAATAATGTCCTAGCTTCTTTAGAAAATGTTAATGAAGACGCTTATTCTGATAAACCTATTTTTTATAAAGAAGGAGTAATGGCTACAGTAAAGGTTTACAATCAGCACAATACCTACCAATCACTTAGCATCGATGGCGTTACCATTGCCTCTGAGGCGTTTAAAGCGAAAGAAAGCACAATTGCCCACTTGCCTTTTTTTACGGATAAACCCATTAAAAATGTACTAGCGGTAGGTTTAGCAAGTGGATCTACTGTTGGATCTATTCTCAAACATCCTGAAGTAGAACAACTGGATGTAGTCGAAATTGTTCCAAGTGTCATGGATGCCCTAGACTATTTTAAAACCTCTAATGGTGGTCTGCAAGACAATCCTAAAGTTAGCATCTATATTGATGATATATTCTCGCACCTTAATTATTCAGACAAAAAATACGACGTAATCTCTTCTGATGGCAAATTTGGCATATTAAATAGATCTAATACAACTATGTTATCCAAAGATTACTATCAAGTATGCAAAGAACATCTAAACCCCAAAGGTATTTTTATACAATGGATCACTACCGAAATACCCAATAAACATTTTAAAACGATACTTAAAACAACCCAAGCTGTATTTCCTCATTCTGAATTGTTCCTCATTCGTAAGAACCTGTACATCATGTCTTCCTTAGAGCCTACAGCCCTAAAACATGATCGTATTGTCGCCAACTTCAACGATCCCAATATTAGCCAAGATTTATACGATAGTCACATTTTTACCCCTCAAGAGGTAATGGCTTATTATATTGGTCCTAATTTAGATTCTTCGGACAATACTCCTCTTTATAATACCTTGAATACGCCAGTTATAGAATATGATTATAACTTAGAACGCAATAAAGATATTATTAAAGGTCGAACTAGCTTTTTTGTCAATCTACTTCATCTATATCAAAATTATAATAAAAACAAGGCAGAAATAATAGGTTCAAAAAATACCATTACTGTTAATAAGGATTATATCAACTATGAATCCAACCAACGCTACCTTAGCTCTAGAATAGCTTATCTGCAAGCACATTTTGCAATGCAAGAGCAACAAATTGATAAGATGTTAACCTTTTTCCAAAAGGTAGTTGATGAGAATCATCCTGAAAACAATAATAATATTGCTGTCGCTGCTAAGAGTATTGGAGAGTATCATTTTCAACAGAAGAAGTATAGAAAAGCATTGGACTACTTTAACCTTGCAATAAAAAAGATGGATGGCTATTCTGATGCTTTTACAATGCGAGGATTATGCTATTACTATTTAGGGGATATGACCGCTTCTAGAACCAATTTAGAAAAAGCATTGTCTCTCAACCCCCAAGATCAAACCGCAATTAGTTTCTTGAATGCCATCCAATAA
- the secDF gene encoding protein translocase subunit SecDF, translating to MQGKALIKFFTGVALLVVAYQFLLWFPTNSVESNASQYAAAAVAQEADSNIKEERRDSFRNAYLDSVSNKTVFSIPFVKEYNYQELKQQQIAWGLDLQGGMSVVMQVDLKELIIALSGDSRNPEFLKSLDEAKTAQQSAQTDYVTLFGERYAANSDRPLARLFSVSERLKDEVTIESTDAQVLAAIRKIAGETVESTYNLLKQRIDRFGVAQPIVSLDKSTDRITVELPGVRNPKRARKYLQATANLEFWELHQNVDIQNELIALNETLKEQKKLAETLNDTTSAPVEETPETTSDSSDLAGDSTLSDLGDLDNGDLAADSVDMGPLFTLLQPVIARSNADRSGVIGYAELANVPGVEAILKSEDAKKALGGKARSVRFVWDAKSFEGTDGKNYIALYALNTKGRKNSKLSGERVIQSYPTPNPTGRGFAVSLSMDQEGARVWKKMTTDNVGRQVAVVLDNKVYSAPNVNEPIPNGNTSISGGFDNVTEAKDLANILSIGKLPAKPEIIEEAVVGPSLGAATVSAGIWSLVGGFVLVLLYMLGYYAMAGVIAVIALFLNVFFIFGSLASFGTVLTLPGIAGIVLTIGMAVDANVIIFERIREELRGGEGWKEAITKGFSHSYSAILDANITTLIVAGILYNFGLGPIKGFATVLIIGVVCSVFSAVLIGRMLFDSYMEKNKEVTVWANWSKNVLANPGINFVSKRKMAYAISGVVLTLGIISIVSTGFELGVDLQGGRSYTVQFAGDVDVTAFKKEIETSFATVGLDEENVNKTVVREFSKSTQAKITTSFLQKNTEINADSIILFKVYEAAKAYSSNDISYANFAAGEPVEGGAAGAFYLSASSKVGPTIADDIRNSAGWAAGLSLIFIFLYIFLRFNRWQYSAGALAALVHDVLFVLSIFSIFKGILPFSLEIDQAFIAAILTVIGYSINDTVVVFDRIREVGRDMQDKASFEEIVNIAVNNTISRTCITSLTTLLVVLILFLFGGSGISGFAFALLIGILVGTYSSIFIATPVVVDTTGNSNIFDAPVVEEVVAEEDAPEA from the coding sequence ATGCAAGGAAAAGCACTGATTAAATTTTTTACAGGTGTAGCACTATTGGTAGTTGCCTATCAATTTTTGCTCTGGTTTCCAACAAATAGCGTAGAATCTAACGCTAGCCAGTATGCAGCAGCAGCAGTAGCACAAGAAGCTGATTCAAATATAAAAGAAGAACGCAGAGATTCTTTTCGTAATGCTTATCTAGATTCGGTTTCTAATAAGACAGTATTTAGTATACCATTTGTTAAAGAATATAACTACCAAGAATTAAAACAACAACAAATCGCTTGGGGATTGGACCTTCAAGGAGGTATGAGTGTTGTTATGCAGGTAGATTTGAAAGAGCTAATTATTGCCTTGTCTGGTGATAGCCGCAATCCAGAGTTTTTGAAATCTTTGGATGAAGCAAAAACAGCACAACAGTCAGCTCAAACTGATTATGTGACTTTGTTTGGAGAGCGTTATGCTGCTAATTCTGACCGCCCATTGGCTCGTTTGTTTTCAGTAAGTGAGCGTCTAAAAGATGAGGTAACAATTGAATCAACAGATGCACAAGTATTGGCTGCTATTCGCAAGATTGCTGGAGAAACAGTAGAAAGTACTTACAATCTATTGAAGCAACGTATTGACCGCTTTGGTGTGGCTCAACCAATCGTATCATTGGATAAAAGTACCGATAGAATTACAGTTGAGTTGCCAGGTGTTCGTAACCCTAAGCGTGCTAGAAAATATTTGCAAGCAACAGCAAACTTAGAGTTCTGGGAATTGCACCAAAATGTAGACATCCAAAATGAGTTGATTGCATTAAATGAAACTTTAAAAGAGCAAAAGAAGTTAGCAGAAACATTAAATGATACTACTTCTGCTCCTGTTGAAGAAACGCCTGAGACTACATCAGATTCTAGCGATTTGGCTGGAGATTCTACCTTGAGTGATCTAGGAGACTTAGACAATGGTGATTTAGCAGCGGATTCTGTTGATATGGGTCCTTTATTTACATTATTGCAACCTGTTATTGCTCGTAGCAATGCAGATCGTTCAGGTGTAATTGGTTATGCTGAGTTGGCAAACGTTCCTGGAGTAGAGGCTATTCTAAAGAGTGAAGATGCTAAAAAGGCATTGGGAGGAAAGGCTAGATCAGTACGTTTTGTATGGGATGCCAAATCTTTTGAAGGAACAGACGGCAAAAATTATATTGCTTTATATGCTTTAAATACAAAAGGAAGAAAGAACTCTAAATTGAGTGGAGAGCGTGTGATTCAATCGTACCCAACTCCTAATCCAACGGGTAGAGGTTTTGCGGTTTCATTGAGTATGGATCAAGAGGGAGCAAGAGTTTGGAAAAAAATGACAACAGATAACGTTGGTCGTCAAGTAGCGGTTGTTTTGGATAACAAAGTTTACTCTGCACCCAATGTAAATGAGCCGATTCCAAATGGAAATACTTCTATTTCTGGTGGTTTTGATAACGTTACAGAGGCAAAAGACCTTGCTAATATTTTGAGTATTGGTAAATTGCCTGCAAAACCTGAAATTATTGAGGAAGCTGTTGTTGGTCCTTCTTTGGGAGCGGCTACTGTTTCTGCTGGTATTTGGTCATTAGTTGGCGGTTTTGTTTTGGTATTGTTATACATGTTGGGTTATTATGCAATGGCGGGTGTAATCGCTGTAATTGCTTTGTTCTTAAACGTATTCTTTATCTTTGGTTCTTTGGCTTCTTTTGGTACTGTATTAACGTTACCTGGTATTGCGGGTATCGTTTTGACCATTGGTATGGCAGTAGATGCCAACGTAATTATCTTTGAGCGTATTCGTGAAGAATTGAGAGGAGGAGAAGGTTGGAAAGAGGCAATAACCAAAGGTTTTAGCCATTCTTACTCTGCTATTTTGGATGCCAACATTACAACCTTGATCGTAGCAGGTATTTTGTACAACTTTGGGCTTGGACCAATCAAAGGTTTTGCAACAGTATTGATTATAGGGGTTGTTTGTTCTGTATTCTCTGCGGTACTTATTGGGCGTATGCTTTTTGACTCTTATATGGAGAAAAACAAAGAGGTTACTGTATGGGCAAATTGGTCTAAAAATGTTTTAGCAAATCCTGGTATTAACTTCGTATCTAAACGTAAAATGGCTTATGCTATTTCTGGTGTAGTGTTGACCCTAGGTATTATTTCAATTGTTAGTACAGGTTTTGAGCTAGGGGTTGATTTACAAGGGGGACGTTCTTATACGGTTCAGTTTGCTGGTGATGTAGATGTTACTGCATTTAAAAAAGAAATTGAAACTTCTTTTGCTACAGTAGGATTGGATGAAGAGAATGTAAACAAAACCGTTGTTCGAGAATTTAGTAAGTCTACTCAAGCTAAAATTACAACTTCTTTCCTTCAAAAGAATACAGAGATCAATGCAGACTCTATTATTCTATTCAAGGTATACGAAGCAGCAAAAGCATATTCTAGCAATGACATTAGCTATGCTAATTTTGCCGCTGGAGAACCCGTAGAAGGTGGTGCAGCTGGTGCATTCTACCTAAGTGCTTCTTCTAAAGTAGGTCCTACTATTGCGGATGATATTCGCAATTCAGCAGGTTGGGCAGCAGGTTTGTCATTAATCTTTATTTTCTTGTATATTTTCTTGCGATTTAATAGATGGCAATACAGTGCAGGTGCTTTAGCAGCATTGGTACATGATGTTTTATTTGTCTTGTCTATTTTCTCTATTTTCAAAGGAATTCTACCGTTCTCTTTAGAAATTGATCAAGCATTTATTGCGGCTATTTTGACCGTAATTGGTTATTCTATTAACGATACAGTGGTTGTATTTGACCGTATTCGTGAGGTAGGTAGAGATATGCAAGATAAAGCTAGCTTTGAAGAAATTGTAAACATTGCTGTTAACAATACCATCAGCCGTACTTGTATTACCTCTTTAACTACATTGTTGGTAGTTTTGATCTTGTTCTTGTTTGGAGGTTCTGGTATTAGTGGCTTTGCTTTTGCATTGTTGATTGGTATCTTAGTGGGTACTTATTCTTCTATTTTTATTGCGACACCAGTTGTGGTAGATACAACAGGAAATAGCAATATTTTTGATGCACCAGTTGTAGAGGAAGTGGTTGCAGAAGAAGATGCTCCAGAAGCTTAA
- the murB gene encoding UDP-N-acetylmuramate dehydrogenase: MKRKISLKELHTFGLEVCATDYCAIHSEKQLREALPLTSPFFILGGGSNILFTKSFEGLVVHNQIKGIELVEENATNVWIRVGGGEVWHELVLWSIEQGYAGLENLSLIPGSVGAAPIQNIGAYGVELKDVFHHLEAIDLATGQTQFFSLEDCEFGYRDSIFKRAMKGKCLITRVILRLSKEPVFNTSYGAIQQILAATNAPVSIRAISDAIIQIRTQKLPDPKKIGNSGSFFKNPIIDKALCEKLQKKYPKMPVYPMGKEAKKLAAGWLIDQLGWKGYREGDAGVHTQQALVLVNYGKATGQEIWNLAQKIQASVWANFGVKLEAEVNIL; this comes from the coding sequence ATGAAAAGAAAGATTTCTTTGAAAGAACTGCATACCTTTGGTTTGGAGGTCTGTGCAACGGACTATTGTGCCATTCATTCTGAAAAACAATTAAGGGAAGCATTGCCACTTACAAGCCCCTTTTTTATTTTGGGAGGAGGAAGCAATATCCTATTTACCAAAAGCTTTGAAGGTCTAGTGGTACACAATCAAATCAAAGGCATTGAATTGGTAGAAGAGAATGCAACCAATGTTTGGATTCGTGTCGGAGGGGGAGAGGTTTGGCATGAGTTGGTTTTGTGGTCTATTGAACAAGGATATGCTGGGCTTGAGAATCTATCCTTGATTCCTGGGTCTGTGGGGGCTGCTCCTATTCAGAATATTGGAGCGTATGGAGTAGAGTTAAAAGATGTCTTTCATCATTTAGAAGCCATTGATTTGGCAACAGGTCAAACGCAATTTTTTAGTTTGGAAGACTGTGAGTTTGGTTATCGAGATAGCATTTTTAAACGAGCGATGAAAGGCAAATGTTTGATTACAAGAGTTATTTTACGTTTGTCTAAAGAACCTGTTTTTAACACTTCTTATGGAGCCATTCAGCAAATCTTAGCCGCCACCAATGCTCCTGTCTCTATTCGAGCAATTAGTGATGCCATTATCCAAATTCGAACCCAGAAATTACCCGATCCAAAAAAAATTGGCAATTCTGGCTCCTTTTTTAAGAACCCAATCATCGACAAGGCACTTTGCGAAAAATTACAAAAAAAATACCCTAAAATGCCCGTTTATCCAATGGGAAAGGAAGCTAAGAAATTGGCTGCGGGCTGGTTGATTGACCAACTAGGCTGGAAAGGCTATCGAGAAGGAGATGCAGGCGTACATACTCAACAAGCATTGGTACTGGTTAATTATGGAAAAGCTACAGGACAAGAAATTTGGAATTTAGCACAAAAAATTCAAGCTTCTGTTTGGGCAAATTTTGGGGTAAAATTAGAAGCAGAAGTAAATATCTTGTAG
- a CDS encoding carbon-nitrogen hydrolase family protein, which yields MRISAAQIQSIKGDIAANINHHIRWVRLAIKNQVDAIFFPELSITNYEPTLAKKLATTANDPRFDVFQELSNQYKITIGIGVPIQSERGILISLLIFQANRARQCYSKQQLHPDEFPYFVAGKKQLVLNIDDFKIAPAICYESLQIEHATHASSLGAQCYLASVAKSQQGINKAILHYPKLAKQQAMLVLLANAIGKSDTFDSRGCSAIWETDGTLMGQLDAQSEGLLIYDTISKKGIAVTL from the coding sequence ATGAGAATTAGTGCTGCCCAAATACAATCCATCAAAGGAGATATAGCCGCTAATATTAACCATCACATCAGGTGGGTTCGGCTTGCCATAAAAAATCAGGTAGATGCTATTTTTTTTCCAGAACTTTCTATTACTAATTATGAACCTACATTGGCAAAAAAATTAGCAACAACAGCTAACGATCCCCGCTTTGATGTCTTCCAAGAATTGAGCAATCAATATAAAATTACGATAGGGATTGGTGTTCCCATTCAATCTGAACGAGGAATTTTAATTAGCCTTCTTATTTTTCAAGCCAATCGAGCTAGACAGTGTTATTCCAAACAACAATTACATCCCGATGAGTTTCCTTATTTTGTTGCTGGCAAAAAGCAATTGGTATTGAATATCGACGATTTTAAAATTGCTCCTGCTATTTGTTATGAGTCGCTACAAATAGAACATGCGACGCATGCCAGCAGTTTAGGAGCCCAATGTTACCTTGCCAGTGTAGCTAAATCTCAACAAGGTATTAACAAAGCGATTTTGCACTATCCCAAGCTTGCAAAACAACAGGCTATGCTTGTTCTTTTGGCTAATGCCATTGGAAAATCGGATACCTTTGACAGCAGGGGCTGTTCTGCTATTTGGGAAACCGATGGAACCTTAATGGGGCAACTGGATGCACAATCAGAAGGCTTGTTAATTTATGACACCATTAGCAAAAAAGGAATTGCAGTAACGTTATAA
- a CDS encoding alpha/beta hydrolase — protein sequence MNTTKYITKMFGLIFLIGGKRLLGIKKRADWPLKTELLWATTRLTLLSSNKYGLAWLKNLSKSYSPKPIFAEKVSIDAVDSKVGSYLKIAPIANAPQKLIIYFHGGGYVTGSPKAIVEFSSRLALKTAALVLTPFYPTAPEKTYPAAHQFASAFVQYVLTKYPNSTPFIAGDSAGAALALSAIKNLNCSLSKRLKGCILISPWVDPLAQKGSIQFNSKNDVGNREFVVACYHTYLNGAIPLEKYPLRFDAQNIPSLPPTFISIGDTEILLDQTKKLSEDIQTQGTQTTTMVYQGMFHTFWNMAPRLKEADRLIEDLANWMHKKN from the coding sequence ATGAATACGACAAAATACATCACTAAAATGTTTGGGCTTATTTTTCTGATTGGAGGAAAAAGGCTCTTGGGTATAAAAAAACGAGCAGATTGGCCCCTAAAGACTGAACTATTATGGGCAACAACTAGATTGACGCTGTTATCCTCCAATAAATATGGGCTTGCTTGGTTAAAAAATTTATCTAAGAGCTATAGCCCTAAACCTATTTTTGCCGAAAAAGTATCTATTGATGCGGTAGATAGTAAGGTTGGTTCTTATCTAAAAATTGCTCCTATTGCTAATGCACCACAAAAACTAATCATTTACTTTCATGGAGGAGGATATGTCACAGGGTCTCCAAAGGCAATCGTTGAATTTAGTAGTCGATTGGCTTTAAAAACAGCCGCTTTAGTATTAACCCCTTTTTACCCAACTGCTCCCGAAAAGACCTACCCTGCTGCCCATCAATTTGCCAGTGCTTTTGTTCAGTATGTTTTAACCAAGTATCCCAATAGCACCCCATTTATCGCTGGTGATTCTGCTGGTGCAGCATTAGCACTTTCTGCCATCAAAAATCTTAATTGTAGCCTTTCAAAAAGGCTTAAAGGCTGTATTTTAATTTCTCCTTGGGTTGATCCTCTCGCTCAAAAAGGTTCCATTCAATTCAATTCAAAAAATGATGTTGGCAACCGAGAATTTGTTGTTGCCTGTTACCATACTTATCTAAATGGTGCCATCCCTTTAGAAAAATATCCATTACGTTTTGATGCGCAAAATATTCCTTCTTTACCGCCTACCTTTATCAGTATAGGAGATACCGAAATTTTGCTGGATCAAACCAAAAAATTATCCGAAGACATCCAAACTCAGGGCACTCAAACAACCACAATGGTTTACCAAGGAATGTTTCATACTTTTTGGAACATGGCTCCTAGATTAAAAGAAGCAGATCGCTTAATAGAAGATCTAGCGAACTGGATGCATAAGAAAAACTAA
- a CDS encoding sugar phosphate isomerase/epimerase family protein: MNIPILVSVANVTPEVLQRLEQQGVGIELSYFSYPSSLENDNLQAQIQAYKTMLKDFSQPVTMHGAFYDLSMTAREPKIVAVTRFRINQSLDIAIELGIKKLVFHTNYLHSQRPGYKEIWVKKQVDFWRSFIPKIEQHQLVLHLENTREEDYTYIGSILDQLSHPNFKTCYDTGHSHCFTQAQNKPISWVKGYQSHLSYIHLHSNNGRIDQHIAFTKGNVDFSHFFEAIRQLPAPPYLVIEVAQREDYLASLVALRQLGF, from the coding sequence ATGAATATTCCAATTTTAGTTTCGGTCGCCAATGTTACCCCAGAAGTTCTCCAACGCCTAGAACAGCAGGGAGTAGGCATTGAATTGTCTTATTTTTCCTATCCTTCCAGTTTAGAAAACGACAACTTGCAAGCGCAAATTCAGGCTTATAAAACAATGTTGAAGGATTTTTCGCAACCTGTAACCATGCACGGGGCTTTTTACGATTTGTCCATGACTGCCAGAGAGCCCAAAATTGTAGCAGTAACTCGTTTTAGAATCAATCAATCCTTAGACATTGCCATCGAACTAGGGATAAAAAAATTAGTTTTTCACACCAATTACTTACATTCTCAACGTCCTGGGTACAAGGAAATTTGGGTAAAAAAACAGGTTGACTTTTGGCGATCGTTTATTCCTAAAATAGAACAACATCAACTCGTTTTGCATCTAGAAAATACAAGAGAAGAAGATTATACCTATATAGGCAGCATTCTAGATCAGCTCAGCCACCCTAATTTTAAAACCTGTTATGACACAGGACATAGCCATTGTTTTACACAGGCACAAAACAAGCCAATTAGCTGGGTAAAAGGCTATCAAAGCCACTTGTCCTATATTCATTTGCACAGCAACAATGGGCGAATAGATCAACACATTGCATTCACCAAAGGAAACGTTGATTTTAGTCATTTTTTTGAAGCGATACGGCAGCTTCCTGCCCCTCCCTACTTAGTGATAGAAGTAGCCCAACGGGAGGATTACCTTGCCTCATTAGTGGCTTTGCGTCAACTTGGTTTTTGA